A genome region from Defluviimonas aquaemixtae includes the following:
- a CDS encoding chromosomal replication initiator DnaA, whose product MTRQLTLDLPVRPALGREDFFVSPSNELAVATLDRGDWPGGKLLLIGPAGSGKSHLAQVWAGAESAGVFIAEKLLDGLPDARAIVVEDVDRIAGDKAAETQLFHLHNHAQAHRIPLLMTARSAPTRWGLVLPDLASRLEATALATLLPPDDALLAAVLVKLFSDRQISVAPLVVERLLPRIDRSFAGLHRLVAALDAAALSRKRPITWTIASEVLDTLSPETP is encoded by the coding sequence ATGACCCGGCAGCTTACGCTCGATCTGCCTGTGCGGCCCGCGCTGGGGCGCGAGGATTTCTTCGTCTCGCCGTCCAACGAACTTGCAGTCGCGACACTTGACCGGGGTGACTGGCCGGGCGGAAAGCTGCTCCTGATCGGGCCTGCGGGATCAGGTAAGAGCCATCTCGCGCAGGTCTGGGCGGGTGCCGAGAGCGCCGGTGTCTTCATCGCCGAGAAGCTTCTAGACGGGTTGCCCGATGCCCGGGCGATCGTCGTCGAGGACGTCGACCGGATCGCGGGCGACAAGGCGGCAGAGACGCAGCTTTTTCACCTGCACAACCATGCCCAGGCGCATCGCATACCGCTATTGATGACGGCGCGCTCCGCCCCCACGCGCTGGGGACTCGTCCTGCCCGATCTCGCCAGCCGGCTCGAAGCCACGGCGCTGGCGACGCTTCTGCCGCCGGACGACGCGCTTCTCGCGGCGGTCCTCGTGAAGCTGTTCTCCGACCGCCAGATCTCTGTCGCGCCGCTCGTCGTCGAGCGTCTTCTGCCGCGCATCGACCGCTCGTTCGCCGGATTGCACAGGCTCGTCGCCGCGCTCGATGCCGCGGCACTTTCTCGCAAGCGACCGATCACCTGGACGATCGCCTCAGAGGTTCTGGACACGCTCAGCCCCGAGACGCCATGA
- a CDS encoding AI-2E family transporter has product MALPVRQQVTFWGIAAAVFFALLWGLGNVILPFIVGGALAYFLDPVADRLERMGMSRVAATSVISVIALLTFILLALLIVPMLVRQLGQLVNAAPNIFGELQGFLSVQFPQFMENESVVRDTLSAVGETIKSRGGELAQGLLNSALSVINAIVFIVVVPVVSFYLLLDWDNMLAKIDSWLPRDHRERIRQLARDVDGVLAGFVRGQVSVCLILGTFYAVALMLAGLDFGLIVGAIAGLITFIPYVGAIVGGMLAIGLALFQFWGDWLSIGIVAAIFAVGQFLEGNIITPRLVGKSVGLHPVWLLFALSAFGTLFGFVGMLVAVPVAAAIGVLARFGVSQYLDSRLYKGLSEEDRG; this is encoded by the coding sequence ATGGCACTGCCCGTCCGGCAGCAGGTGACGTTCTGGGGGATCGCGGCGGCGGTCTTCTTCGCTTTGCTGTGGGGACTTGGCAACGTCATCCTGCCCTTCATCGTGGGCGGCGCGCTTGCCTATTTCCTTGACCCGGTCGCGGACCGGCTCGAGCGCATGGGGATGAGCCGTGTCGCCGCAACTTCGGTTATCTCGGTGATCGCCCTGCTCACCTTTATCCTGCTCGCGCTTCTCATCGTGCCCATGCTTGTCCGCCAGCTTGGCCAACTCGTGAACGCCGCGCCGAATATCTTCGGCGAGCTGCAGGGCTTCCTGTCCGTGCAGTTCCCCCAGTTCATGGAAAACGAAAGCGTCGTCCGCGATACGCTGAGCGCTGTCGGCGAGACGATCAAGTCGCGGGGCGGGGAGCTTGCGCAGGGGCTCCTGAATTCCGCGCTGTCGGTGATCAACGCGATCGTCTTCATCGTCGTCGTTCCGGTCGTGTCGTTCTATTTGTTGCTCGACTGGGACAACATGCTCGCAAAGATCGATAGCTGGCTCCCGCGGGATCATCGCGAGAGGATCCGTCAATTGGCACGCGACGTCGACGGCGTGCTGGCTGGCTTCGTCCGCGGCCAGGTTTCGGTCTGCCTGATCCTCGGCACCTTCTATGCTGTCGCTCTGATGCTCGCCGGGCTTGATTTCGGCCTGATCGTAGGTGCCATTGCGGGGCTCATCACCTTCATTCCCTATGTGGGCGCGATTGTCGGCGGGATGCTCGCCATCGGGCTTGCGCTGTTCCAGTTCTGGGGCGACTGGCTGTCGATCGGCATCGTCGCCGCGATCTTTGCGGTGGGGCAGTTTCTCGAGGGCAACATCATCACGCCACGGCTCGTCGGCAAGTCGGTCGGGCTGCACCCAGTTTGGCTTCTTTTCGCGCTTTCCGCGTTCGGGACGCTGTTCGGCTTCGTCGGAATGCTCGTGGCGGTTCCGGTTGCGGCCGCGATCGGTGTTCTGGCGCGGTTCGGCGTATCTCAGTACCTCGACAGCCGACTTTACAAAGGGCTGTCCGAGGAGGATCGCGGTTGA
- a CDS encoding putative PEP-binding protein, whose amino-acid sequence MQKHTDFTPFTEITPSAQVDAARHGWRAKCLQRLIRLDLPVPKSVALPCDTVRAIAAGQMPDTRRIVASFDAGALISIRPSPADPDWGGPGTVLNVGMNAERHDAIREKHGQALADALYLGFVQSYAIHVARLDPDMFTAEPSESALAAALAAYDAEMEEEFPQDTARQLAEVLRSMARAWEGTTARLLREAKGAPPEAALGLVVQEMVQCLGPGLSGQGTIQLIEGVTGAPQVTGRFRGLNPANRKAEETFYLVKDKRGNSLEEAAPEVFATLQDHCRRCRVKLREEMQIEFALENGALRVIDAIRVPCSSRAAVRTAVTLAQEDIISRDEAILRVEPRALSELLHYQVDPRGTRDCIARGINASPGAASGRIVLSAADAQASASRGEACILVRRETVPEDIRGMHAAVAVLTERGGITSHAAVIARGLGLPCIVGASDLGLDTRDRRITTKDGRVFGEGDMITIDGTNGEVLAGTTEMLEPALDEWFRTLLHWADNVRDIGVRANADTPDEARTARMFEAEGIGLCRTEHMFFDEDRLTVMREMIFANSAKDRKVALDRLLPMQRADFITLFDIMAGLPVCIRLFDPPLHEFLPQDREGMRELAEALDRPLSEVTRRVEALSEFNPMLGLRGVRIGVTVPEIYEMQARAIFEATVEASRRGAAVVPEVMIPLVSAKREVEIVKTQFDAVAAAVRVATGVDFDYRLGVMVETPRAALRAGEIAHHVSFLSFGTNDLTQMTYGLSRDDAGRFMGDYVKQQVYPEDPFHVLDIDGVGELLLIGCARGRKIQPDVTLSVCGEHGGNPPSIAFCRRSGFDYVSCSPFRVPVARLAAAQFALLDKQDS is encoded by the coding sequence GTGCAGAAACACACGGACTTCACCCCGTTCACGGAGATTACGCCATCGGCGCAAGTCGATGCCGCGCGGCATGGCTGGCGCGCCAAGTGTCTTCAGCGGCTGATCCGACTGGACTTGCCGGTGCCGAAATCGGTGGCGTTGCCCTGCGACACCGTCCGCGCGATCGCAGCGGGCCAGATGCCCGACACACGGCGAATCGTGGCGAGTTTCGATGCCGGTGCGCTCATCTCGATCCGGCCGAGCCCCGCCGATCCCGACTGGGGCGGGCCGGGCACTGTACTGAATGTCGGTATGAACGCCGAGCGCCACGACGCGATCCGCGAGAAGCACGGCCAGGCACTTGCCGACGCGCTTTACCTCGGCTTCGTACAGTCTTACGCAATCCATGTCGCGCGGCTCGACCCCGACATGTTCACGGCCGAGCCGTCTGAATCCGCGCTGGCCGCCGCGCTCGCCGCCTACGACGCCGAAATGGAGGAGGAATTCCCCCAGGACACCGCCCGCCAGCTTGCCGAGGTCCTGCGCTCCATGGCGCGCGCGTGGGAAGGAACAACCGCACGGCTCCTGCGTGAGGCCAAGGGCGCGCCGCCCGAAGCCGCGCTCGGCCTCGTCGTGCAGGAGATGGTGCAGTGTTTAGGTCCGGGCCTCTCGGGTCAGGGCACGATTCAGCTGATCGAAGGCGTGACCGGCGCACCCCAGGTGACGGGCCGCTTCCGCGGGCTCAATCCCGCGAACCGCAAGGCCGAAGAGACATTTTATCTGGTCAAGGACAAGCGCGGCAATTCGCTCGAAGAGGCCGCGCCCGAGGTTTTCGCCACCCTTCAGGACCACTGCCGCCGCTGCCGCGTAAAACTGCGCGAGGAGATGCAGATCGAGTTCGCGCTGGAGAATGGCGCGTTGAGGGTTATCGACGCAATCCGCGTGCCCTGCTCGTCGCGCGCGGCGGTGCGAACCGCGGTGACGCTCGCCCAGGAAGACATCATCAGCCGTGACGAGGCGATTCTCAGGGTCGAGCCGCGCGCGTTGTCGGAGCTCTTGCACTATCAAGTCGATCCCCGCGGCACGCGCGACTGTATCGCGCGCGGCATCAACGCCAGCCCCGGCGCCGCGTCGGGCCGCATCGTCCTTTCAGCCGCCGACGCCCAGGCCAGCGCCTCAAGAGGCGAAGCCTGCATCCTCGTACGCCGCGAGACGGTGCCCGAGGATATCCGCGGCATGCATGCCGCTGTGGCGGTCTTGACCGAGCGCGGCGGCATCACGAGCCATGCGGCGGTGATCGCGCGCGGGCTCGGCCTGCCCTGTATCGTCGGCGCCTCCGATCTTGGCCTCGACACGCGCGACCGCCGGATCACCACCAAAGACGGACGCGTCTTCGGCGAAGGCGACATGATCACGATCGATGGTACGAACGGCGAAGTTCTCGCCGGCACTACCGAGATGCTGGAGCCCGCGCTGGACGAATGGTTCCGCACGCTTTTGCACTGGGCCGACAATGTCCGCGACATCGGCGTGCGCGCCAACGCCGATACGCCGGACGAAGCCCGCACCGCGCGGATGTTCGAGGCCGAGGGGATCGGCCTTTGCCGGACCGAGCACATGTTCTTCGACGAAGACCGGCTGACGGTCATGCGCGAGATGATCTTCGCCAACTCCGCGAAGGACCGGAAGGTGGCGCTTGACCGGCTGCTGCCGATGCAGCGGGCGGACTTCATCACGCTCTTTGATATCATGGCGGGCCTTCCGGTCTGCATCCGGCTGTTCGATCCGCCGCTTCATGAATTTCTGCCGCAAGACCGCGAGGGGATGCGCGAACTGGCCGAGGCACTCGACCGGCCGCTTTCGGAGGTGACGCGCCGTGTCGAGGCGCTGAGCGAGTTCAACCCGATGCTCGGCCTGCGCGGGGTGCGGATCGGCGTGACGGTGCCTGAAATCTACGAGATGCAGGCCCGCGCGATCTTTGAGGCAACCGTCGAAGCGTCAAGACGCGGCGCCGCCGTGGTGCCCGAAGTGATGATCCCGCTCGTCTCGGCCAAGCGCGAGGTCGAAATCGTGAAAACGCAGTTCGACGCCGTCGCCGCCGCCGTCAGAGTCGCGACCGGCGTCGATTTCGACTACCGCCTGGGGGTCATGGTGGAGACTCCGCGCGCGGCACTTCGCGCCGGGGAAATCGCTCACCACGTGTCGTTCCTCTCGTTCGGAACGAACGACCTGACTCAGATGACATACGGCCTGTCGCGCGACGATGCCGGTCGCTTCATGGGCGACTACGTTAAGCAGCAGGTCTACCCTGAGGATCCGTTTCACGTTTTGGACATTGATGGCGTCGGCGAACTCCTGCTCATCGGGTGTGCGCGGGGGCGCAAAATTCAGCCTGACGTAACGCTTTCCGTCTGTGGCGAACATGGCGGCAACCCGCCAAGCATCGCATTTTGTCGCAGGTCCGGCTTCGACTACGTCTCCTGCTCGCCGTTTAGAGTACCCGTCGCGCGACTCGCTGCCGCGCAGTTCGCCTTGCTCGACAAACAAGATTCGTAA
- a CDS encoding cell wall hydrolase, giving the protein MFMLKSWTGGIAMLLALSGGVHAEMTVSQSNDPTAAIGMNLTALLGQERAALGAVKGTRLTAIVTSPAPKTRSKSKNKAIGYDTAWLANQSAPTGGPEFECLAKALYFEARGEGIKGQAAVAEVILNRVDSPRFPASVCGVVNQSNSRGCQFSFMCDGAAERIGDKSAWTVAGKIARAMIEGAPRRLTDGATYFHTPAVRPAWSRRFDRTAEIGQHIFYRPPLKTALN; this is encoded by the coding sequence ATGTTTATGCTGAAGTCTTGGACCGGGGGCATCGCCATGCTCCTCGCCCTCTCTGGAGGCGTGCACGCCGAGATGACGGTTAGCCAGTCGAATGATCCGACCGCTGCCATTGGAATGAACCTGACCGCCCTTCTTGGACAGGAACGGGCGGCGCTCGGCGCCGTTAAGGGGACTCGCCTCACTGCAATCGTGACCTCGCCCGCACCGAAGACGCGGTCGAAGTCGAAGAACAAAGCCATCGGGTATGACACGGCATGGCTCGCCAACCAGTCCGCGCCCACGGGTGGGCCCGAATTCGAGTGCCTTGCCAAGGCGCTCTATTTTGAAGCGCGCGGCGAAGGCATCAAGGGGCAGGCGGCTGTCGCTGAAGTGATCCTCAACCGGGTGGACAGCCCGCGTTTCCCCGCCTCGGTCTGTGGCGTGGTCAATCAGTCGAATTCGCGCGGCTGCCAATTCTCGTTCATGTGTGACGGTGCTGCCGAGCGGATCGGCGACAAGAGCGCCTGGACTGTCGCCGGCAAGATCGCGCGCGCCATGATCGAAGGCGCGCCGCGCCGTCTGACCGACGGAGCAACCTATTTCCACACGCCCGCCGTGCGGCCGGCCTGGTCGCGCCGTTTCGACCGGACCGCGGAAATCGGACAGCACATCTTCTACCGCCCGCCGCTAAAGACAGCGCTGAACTGA
- a CDS encoding dihydroneopterin aldolase gives MCDDIRLAFAHPEDRAHAMETGDPPDRISLRDHIAQADIGAFQVERGAPQRLRFNVVVELRTQDKAGDDVDRILSYDRITDAIAAELAAERLNLLETLAERICARLLAEPQPERVFLRVEKLDRGPGALGVEIVRSRSAETTDTPRESAPRPVIAHVPADILAPALSAWLDRIAPTAAVVTVGLPDLPRPEAATPDAQRRIDLLAIEQAAWAVAALDSRLNVVATRTELDWAMKRGEPVVWAPGKMALDVAGAPLRADPFALALWLAEMLDATRVDLHETVAVPAGCRVPVGPL, from the coding sequence ATGTGTGACGACATCCGCCTGGCCTTCGCCCATCCGGAAGACCGCGCCCACGCGATGGAGACAGGCGATCCGCCCGACCGGATCAGTCTGCGCGATCATATCGCGCAGGCCGATATAGGGGCCTTCCAGGTCGAGCGCGGCGCCCCGCAGCGGTTGCGCTTCAACGTCGTGGTGGAACTCCGCACGCAGGACAAGGCGGGCGACGACGTGGATCGTATCCTTTCCTATGACCGGATCACCGATGCGATCGCGGCCGAGCTCGCGGCCGAACGGCTCAATCTACTCGAAACTCTGGCCGAACGCATCTGCGCGCGTCTGCTGGCTGAGCCGCAGCCCGAGCGCGTCTTCCTGCGCGTCGAGAAGCTCGACCGGGGGCCCGGCGCACTTGGCGTTGAGATCGTCCGGAGCCGCAGCGCCGAAACGACCGACACGCCGAGGGAATCCGCGCCTCGGCCCGTCATCGCGCATGTGCCGGCGGACATATTGGCGCCCGCACTTTCGGCCTGGCTCGACCGCATTGCTCCCACCGCGGCGGTCGTGACTGTCGGCCTGCCCGATCTTCCCCGCCCCGAGGCGGCCACGCCCGACGCCCAGCGCCGCATCGATCTTCTCGCTATTGAACAGGCCGCCTGGGCGGTCGCCGCGCTCGACAGCCGCCTTAACGTTGTCGCGACGCGGACCGAACTTGACTGGGCGATGAAGCGGGGCGAACCGGTCGTCTGGGCGCCGGGCAAAATGGCGCTCGATGTCGCAGGCGCACCGCTGCGCGCCGACCCCTTTGCGCTGGCGCTCTGGCTCGCCGAGATGCTCGACGCCACGCGGGTCGATCTTCACGAAACTGTTGCAGTGCCGGCAGGTTGCCGCGTGCCTGTCGGGCCGCTCTGA
- the folP gene encoding dihydropteroate synthase: MEYFRPIPMTDPLRPDGALPLAGGWCWFDRAEVLKRDGSRGLILAEDIPAEIRGHLTAARLPLAGMEFDRPRLMGILNVTPDSFSDGGRFHAGDAAAAHARAMAEAGADILDIGGESTRPGAGVVGAAEEIERTAPVISKLRSGGLKLPISIDTRKAEVAGAALDAGADFVNDVAALGYDPGIAALVAARGVPLCLMHAQGDPATMQNDPRYDSVLLDVFDFLAERVAQAEAAGIPRDRIVVDPGIGFGKTVAHNLELLRGLSLFHGLGCVVLLGASRKRFIGTIGGGAAESRAELRIPGTIAVMLAGLAQGVQFHRVHDIVEAKQALRLYEAVSAGEQA, translated from the coding sequence ATGGAATATTTCCGCCCGATCCCGATGACAGATCCGCTGCGCCCCGACGGCGCACTGCCGCTCGCCGGCGGATGGTGCTGGTTCGACCGGGCCGAGGTTCTGAAGCGCGATGGCTCAAGGGGCCTCATCCTGGCCGAAGATATCCCGGCGGAGATCCGTGGCCACCTCACCGCCGCCCGCCTGCCGCTGGCGGGGATGGAGTTCGACCGTCCGCGCCTCATGGGCATTCTTAACGTGACACCCGACAGCTTTTCCGATGGCGGGCGCTTTCATGCCGGGGACGCCGCCGCTGCCCATGCCCGCGCGATGGCCGAGGCGGGGGCCGACATCCTCGACATCGGTGGCGAAAGCACGCGGCCTGGCGCGGGTGTCGTCGGAGCTGCCGAGGAGATCGAGCGCACCGCGCCGGTGATCTCGAAGCTTCGGTCAGGCGGTCTCAAGCTCCCCATCTCAATCGACACGCGCAAGGCCGAGGTCGCCGGGGCCGCGCTCGACGCCGGTGCCGATTTCGTCAACGATGTCGCGGCTTTGGGTTACGATCCTGGTATCGCTGCGCTTGTGGCCGCGCGCGGGGTGCCGCTGTGCCTCATGCATGCGCAGGGCGATCCTGCGACCATGCAGAATGACCCACGCTATGACAGCGTCCTCCTCGATGTCTTTGATTTTCTTGCCGAACGTGTCGCGCAGGCTGAAGCGGCCGGGATCCCGCGCGACCGCATCGTCGTCGACCCAGGCATCGGCTTTGGAAAGACAGTCGCGCATAATCTTGAGCTGCTCCGGGGCCTGTCGCTGTTTCACGGCCTGGGCTGCGTCGTGCTCCTCGGCGCGTCGCGCAAGCGGTTCATCGGTACCATTGGCGGCGGGGCGGCGGAGAGTCGTGCCGAGCTGCGCATCCCCGGCACGATCGCCGTGATGCTTGCCGGGCTCGCGCAAGGAGTGCAGTTTCATCGCGTCCATGATATCGTCGAGGCAAAACAGGCGCTAAGGCTCTACGAAGCCGTGAGCGCGGGAGAACAGGCATGA
- the glmM gene encoding phosphoglucosamine mutase, with protein MSRKIFGTDGVRGTANTYPMTAEMALRLGAAAGRFFRTDGRNGHRVVIGKDTRLSGYMLENALTAGLTSTGMNVLLLGPVPTPAVGYLTRSMRADLGIMISASHNPAHDNGIKFFGPDGFKLSDEAETEIEEILTGEIEPAQPENIGRARRIDDGRGRYVEYAKTTFPLRGQLSGLKVVIDCANGAAYRAAPEVLWELGAEVIPVGVTPNGHNINDHCGSTHLETAAAAVVAHGADLGISLDGDADRVMILDENGKVADGDQIMALFAARWAESGRLSGDALVATVMSNLGLERFLRSRGLRLERTAVGDRYVVERMREGGFNLGGEQSGHIVMTDYATTGDGLIAGLQFLAAMAETGKRASELVRQFDTVPQMLKNVRYGVGTEPLSAANVQAAITGAEARLNGSGRLLIRKSGTEPLIRVMAECEDEALLAEIVDGIVQAVESAA; from the coding sequence ATGAGCAGAAAGATCTTCGGAACCGACGGCGTGCGCGGCACGGCGAACACGTATCCCATGACTGCCGAGATGGCGCTGAGGCTCGGCGCGGCGGCGGGTCGCTTCTTCCGCACTGACGGGCGGAACGGGCACCGGGTTGTGATCGGCAAGGACACGCGACTTTCCGGCTACATGCTCGAAAACGCGCTGACGGCGGGGCTGACCTCGACGGGCATGAACGTACTCCTCCTTGGGCCGGTGCCCACCCCTGCGGTGGGTTACCTAACCCGCTCCATGCGCGCGGATCTCGGCATCATGATCTCGGCGTCCCACAACCCTGCCCACGATAACGGCATCAAGTTCTTCGGGCCTGACGGGTTCAAGCTTTCTGACGAGGCCGAGACCGAGATCGAAGAGATCCTGACGGGCGAGATCGAGCCGGCCCAACCTGAGAATATCGGCCGCGCGAGACGGATCGACGATGGGCGCGGACGCTATGTCGAATACGCCAAGACAACGTTCCCGCTGCGCGGCCAGCTTTCCGGCCTCAAGGTTGTCATCGACTGCGCGAACGGGGCGGCTTATCGCGCCGCGCCCGAAGTGCTGTGGGAGCTTGGCGCCGAGGTGATCCCGGTGGGAGTCACGCCCAATGGCCACAACATCAACGACCACTGCGGGTCCACCCACCTGGAGACGGCAGCCGCGGCGGTCGTGGCGCATGGTGCGGACCTTGGCATCTCGCTGGATGGCGATGCGGATCGGGTGATGATCCTCGACGAGAACGGCAAGGTCGCGGACGGCGATCAGATCATGGCGCTTTTCGCCGCGCGTTGGGCAGAGTCCGGTCGGCTGAGCGGCGATGCGCTCGTCGCGACGGTCATGTCCAACCTTGGACTTGAGCGCTTCCTGCGCAGCCGCGGTCTGCGCCTCGAGCGGACAGCGGTTGGCGACCGCTACGTTGTCGAGCGGATGCGCGAGGGCGGCTTCAACCTCGGCGGCGAGCAATCGGGCCATATCGTGATGACCGACTATGCGACGACGGGCGACGGCCTGATCGCTGGATTGCAGTTCCTCGCCGCGATGGCCGAGACGGGCAAGCGCGCCTCCGAACTCGTCCGCCAGTTCGACACGGTGCCGCAGATGCTCAAGAACGTCCGCTACGGGGTCGGAACCGAACCGCTGTCGGCCGCCAATGTCCAAGCTGCGATCACCGGCGCGGAAGCGCGTCTGAATGGCTCCGGCCGGCTGCTGATCCGCAAGTCGGGCACCGAGCCGCTGATCCGGGTCATGGCAGAATGCGAGGACGAAGCGCTTCTCGCCGAAATCGTAGACGGGATCGTGCAGGCGGTGGAAAGCGCCGCCTGA
- a CDS encoding GNAT family N-acetyltransferase: MIRPAVTADLPAILDQWNPVIRDTTVTFTSEEKTVKSLAVLIAERRAAGREFLIAEEEGLLGFATYAQFRGGIGYVHAMEHTIVLAPRARGRGTGRALMARIEAHARAGGAHTLFAGVSGENSEGVAFHERIGFIHVARIPEVGRKFGRWLDLVLMMKMLG, from the coding sequence ATCATCCGGCCTGCAGTGACGGCAGACTTGCCGGCCATACTCGACCAATGGAATCCGGTCATCCGGGACACGACTGTCACCTTCACGAGCGAGGAGAAGACCGTCAAGAGCCTCGCTGTGCTCATAGCGGAACGGCGGGCGGCGGGGCGCGAATTCCTCATCGCGGAAGAAGAAGGGTTGCTCGGCTTCGCGACCTACGCCCAATTTCGGGGCGGCATCGGCTATGTCCATGCGATGGAACATACCATCGTGCTCGCGCCACGGGCGCGCGGGCGCGGCACGGGACGCGCTTTGATGGCGCGGATCGAGGCGCATGCTCGCGCTGGTGGAGCGCATACTCTCTTCGCGGGGGTGTCAGGCGAGAATTCAGAAGGCGTTGCCTTCCACGAACGGATAGGCTTCATCCATGTCGCGCGCATTCCCGAAGTCGGCCGCAAGTTCGGGCGCTGGCTCGACCTCGTTCTGATGATGAAGATGCTTGGATAG
- a CDS encoding VOC family protein, whose protein sequence is MAEFDHLAVSARILDEGAADVEAALGVALETGGRHPLMGTHNRLLSLGPSEYLEVIAIDPDAPAPDRPRWFALDAFSGPPRLTNWVLRVDDLHAALAGAPEGAGWPIDLARGAYRWRMAVPEDGRLPFDNRFPALIEWRSHAHPAAALPDRGCRLLKLEVSHSEAGALGRALPLNDPRIDFVVGPPGLRAVIATPAGERVLT, encoded by the coding sequence ATGGCGGAATTCGATCATCTTGCGGTTTCGGCGCGGATACTGGACGAGGGGGCCGCGGACGTGGAAGCGGCGCTGGGCGTCGCGCTCGAGACTGGCGGGAGGCATCCTCTGATGGGGACGCACAACCGCCTTCTGAGCCTCGGCCCGTCCGAATATCTCGAAGTGATCGCGATCGATCCCGACGCGCCCGCGCCGGATCGACCGCGTTGGTTCGCGCTTGATGCATTTTCCGGCCCGCCTCGGCTGACGAACTGGGTGCTGCGGGTGGACGATCTGCATGCGGCGCTCGCCGGGGCGCCGGAGGGGGCGGGGTGGCCGATCGACCTCGCCCGGGGCGCCTATCGCTGGCGCATGGCTGTACCGGAAGACGGGCGACTGCCGTTCGACAATCGATTCCCCGCGCTAATCGAATGGCGCAGCCATGCCCATCCTGCCGCCGCCTTGCCGGACCGGGGGTGCCGGCTCCTGAAGCTCGAGGTGTCGCACTCGGAGGCGGGCGCTCTTGGCCGAGCGCTGCCGCTTAACGATCCGCGCATCGATTTTGTGGTGGGGCCGCCCGGCCTCAGGGCAGTGATTGCGACGCCTGCGGGCGAGCGGGTGCTGACGTGA